The following coding sequences lie in one Chelmon rostratus isolate fCheRos1 chromosome 2, fCheRos1.pri, whole genome shotgun sequence genomic window:
- the mcrs1 gene encoding microspherule protein 1 → MQAGDPVVGAPMAVAGAQSRSEDEESLGVKDVKRTATQAFGSGVPKRRSSSRSIKRKKFDDELVESSLVKSSSRVKGPPVIEPVRCSGSEPSSSEKKKVTKSGTALTPPLAMVINPAPITKRVKKSKQPLHITKDLGRWKPTDDLLLINAVLQTTDLTSVHLGVKFSCRFTLREIKERWYALLYDPVISKLAWQAMRQLHPEAIAAIQSKALFSQPEEALLAKIGSTSQPKLDVFQELLSKQPGVFHPSRTPKSLLVHWQLLKQYYLLDDQSVQPLPKGDQVLNFSDAEQMVDDVKLKESRDEVLEHELMISDRHQKREIRQLEQELPRWQVLVDSITGMSMPDFDNQTLAALRGRMVRYLMRSREITLGRATKDKPIDVDLSLEGPAWKISRKQGIIKLKNNGDFFIANEGRRPIYIDGRPVLSGNKWKLNNNSVVEIAGLRFVFLINLELISLIKAEAAKMAQQ, encoded by the exons ATGCAAGCTGGTGACCCTGTGGTCGGTGCACCGATGGCAGTAGCCGGTGCTCAGAGTCGGTCGGAAGATGAAGAGTCACTCGGAGTGAAAGATGTGAAAAGAACGGCAACACAAGCGTTCGGTAGTGGTGTTCCCAAACGCAGAAGTTCCTCCAG GTcaataaagaggaagaagttCGATGATGAGCTGGTGGAGAGCAGTCTCGTGAAGTCATCCAGCAGAGTCAAAGGCCCTCCTGTCATAGAGCCTGTCCGCTGTTCAGGGAGTGAACCTTCATCCAGTGAGAAGAAAAAG GTGACAAAATCAGGAACTGCTCTCACACCGCCTCTTGCCATGGTAATAAACCCTGCACCCATCACGAAAAGAGTCAAGAAAAGCAAGCAGCCCCTACATATTACTAAAGACTTGGGACGATGGAAACCCACTGATGACCTGCTACTGATAAATGCAGTCTTGCAG ACCACAGATCTAACCTCTGTTCATTTGGGGGTCAAGTTCAGCTGCCGTTTCACATTGCGAGAAATTAAAGAGAGGTGGTACGCTCTCCTCTACGATCCTGTCATCTCAAA GCTGGCATGGCAGGCCATGCGTCAGCTTCACCCAGAAGCAATTGCAGCAATCCAAAGCAAAGCCCTCTTCAGTCAGCCTGAGGAGGCACTGCTGGCTAAAATTGGTTCA ACAAGTCAGCCCAAACTAGACGTGTTCCAGGAGCTTCTGAGCAAACAGCCCGGTGTCTTTCACCCATCTCGCACTCCCAAGAGCCTGCTGGTGCACTGGCAGCTGCTAAAGCAGTACTACCTGCTGGATGACCAGAGTG TCCAGCCACTCCCTAAAGGCGACCAGGTCCTCAACTTCTCTGATGCTGAGCAGATGGTGGATGATGTAAAGTTAAA GGAAAGTAGAGATGAGGTGTTAGAACATG AGCTCATGATTTCTGATCGTCACCAGAAAAGAGAGATCAGACAGTTGGAGCAGGAGTTGCCTCGTTGGCAGGTCCTTGTCGACAGTATCACAG GGATGAGCATGCCTGACTTTGACAACCAGACGCTGGCAGCGTTACGAGGACGAATGGTGCGCTACCTCATGAGATCACGAGAg ATTACATTGGGCAGGGCCACCAAAGACAAACCAATAGATGTAGATCTATCGCTAGAGGGACCTGCCTGGAAAATATCAAGAAAACAAG GAATTATTAAACTGAAGAATAATGGAGACTTCTTCATCGCCAATGAGGGCAGACGACCCATCTACATAGATGGCCGACCGGTCCTGTCGGGCAACAAGTGGAAACTCAACAACAACTCAGTGGTGGAG ATTGCAGGTCTTCGCTTTGTGTTTCTAATTAACCTGGAACTCATCTCGCTAATAAAAGCGGAAGCAGCCAAGATGGCACAGCAGTGA